In the Nitrosopumilus cobalaminigenes genome, TTGCATTTGGAAGAACTGGTTTTGATGCATATCTTTTGACTGTTGCACTGTATTCTGGTTTTAATTGCATAACATAAGATCCATCTGGAAGAATTACTATTTCTAATGCTTTGAATGCTGACTTTGTCTTTTTCATAATGTCGTTAAGTAAATCCAGTGTTTTTGTTCTTGATTCTGTGCCTGAAGCTCTTATGATATCTTCAATTCTTAATGGTCTTCCAGCTGAGTATAGTGCAGCCTCTATTCTTGCGGTTGCTTCATTCAGATTTTCAATTTTTGCCATTTCATTATCCTCTCCATTAATTTGTTAATTCTTCTTTCATTACAATGATTTTGATGTTATCTTCGACTTGTTCAAGATCTACTTTTTGGTCTCTAGCTAGGAATAATGCTGCAAAGAAACATCTGATTGAATCTACCTGATCAAGATCTTCTATGATGTCTTGTAACAATCCAAATCCTGTAGCGCTAATTTTTTTCATTATCAAGTCTTCGTATTTCCCAATTATACTTTCAAGAGAAATGAAAAATTCTTGAAAATCTGGTGCTACGATTGGTTCTATCTCTAATTGTTTATTTCTTCTTGATTGGGGGTTTGCAATAGTTCCAATAAGGTTTTGTAATAATCCTAAAAGATCGTCTAATGATACTGGATATGTTGATTCATGTCTATATGGAATATCAATTAGTTCAATATCTACATCTGTCCTTTGATGCATTGGTTTTTTCTCCATTGCTGCTTTTTGTAATGCAAAAATACTTTCAACTTTCATTCTATAGATTAGTGATGATGATAGTGCCGCCATTCCTGCCACTTTGAGATCTTTCTTGCCTGTCTTTTCAAGAATCTTAATTAATAAATTCAAAATCTGAATTAGATCAATTTCCCAAACGTCTTTTTTAACAACTGATGCGGGACTAAATAGAATATTGACTGGCTCTTGGGAAATACTATCAGGAGTTTGCGCTTCACTCACATAATTTCTCTTTGATTATTCAATAATATCTAAGGGCTCTATTTTTTTCTCACATCCAGTCAACTCTTATATTGTTAAGAGGAAAATCCCTACTATGAAATCTGCCCGAATCCCAGGCCCAAATGAACCTCTTACTATAACTGAATCTGAAAATCCAAAACCTCAAGGAACTCAGGTTCTACTAAAGGTAAAGTCTGAAGGTGTATGTCACAGTGATTTACACTTGTGGGAAGGTGGATATGATCTTGGTGATGGTGAATTTTTGAAAGTTACTGATAGAGGAGTAAAATACCCTGTCACTCCTGGACATGAAATAGTTGGAACTATTGAAGAAATTGGAGAGAATGTTTCTAATGTTTCAGTAGGTGATGATGTCTTAGTTTTTCCTTGGATGGGCTGTGGGGAATGTCCTGCATGTAAAGTAGGAAATGAAAATTTATGCGATACTCCAAAATCTATGGGTCTTTTTCAAAATGGCGGTTATGCTGATTATACTTTGGTCCCTGATTCTAAATATTTAGCAAAACTTGATGGTGTAGATCCCGATGCTGCTACTTCGCTTGCTTGTTCTGGACTAACCGCATATACTGCAGTAAAAAAAGCAAATCAAAACTCTCCTGAGTTTATTGTAATTGTAGGTGCTGGTGGATTGGGATTGATGGGAGTTCAAATTGCCAG is a window encoding:
- a CDS encoding chromosome segregation protein ScpA, which translates into the protein MSEAQTPDSISQEPVNILFSPASVVKKDVWEIDLIQILNLLIKILEKTGKKDLKVAGMAALSSSLIYRMKVESIFALQKAAMEKKPMHQRTDVDIELIDIPYRHESTYPVSLDDLLGLLQNLIGTIANPQSRRNKQLEIEPIVAPDFQEFFISLESIIGKYEDLIMKKISATGFGLLQDIIEDLDQVDSIRCFFAALFLARDQKVDLEQVEDNIKIIVMKEELTN
- a CDS encoding alcohol dehydrogenase, whose protein sequence is MKSARIPGPNEPLTITESENPKPQGTQVLLKVKSEGVCHSDLHLWEGGYDLGDGEFLKVTDRGVKYPVTPGHEIVGTIEEIGENVSNVSVGDDVLVFPWMGCGECPACKVGNENLCDTPKSMGLFQNGGYADYTLVPDSKYLAKLDGVDPDAATSLACSGLTAYTAVKKANQNSPEFIVIVGAGGLGLMGVQIASEITDAKIVCVDLDDAKLETAKKMGAHFTVNSKDPDTVKKILSICNEKGADSVIDFVNAPPTVKTGLAVLRKRGNLVLVGLFGGSLELSLVTIPLKSITIQGAYTGNYNDMVELLDLARKGVINPVISKRYSLDEANAALEDLKARKILGRAVINP